The following are from one region of the Rattus rattus isolate New Zealand chromosome 13, Rrattus_CSIRO_v1, whole genome shotgun sequence genome:
- the LOC116914516 gene encoding LOW QUALITY PROTEIN: poly(rC)-binding protein 2-like (The sequence of the model RefSeq protein was modified relative to this genomic sequence to represent the inferred CDS: inserted 2 bases in 2 codons) produces the protein MDTGVTEGGLNVTLTIRLLMEVGGIVRKKGDSVKKMREESGAHTNISEGNCPERIITLAGPTNAIFKAFAMIIDKLEEDISCSMTNSTAASRPPVTLRLVVPASQCGSLIGKGGCKIKEIRESTGVQVQVAGDMLPNSSEWAITIASILQSIIECVKQICVVMLETQPRPPPPAPSPPKGVTIPYRPKPSSSPVIFAGGQDRYSIGSNSASFPHTTLSMCLNPDLEGPSLETYTIQGQYAIPQPDLTKLHQLAMQQFHFPMTCGNTGFXGIEAGSDATAQTTSHELAXPNDLIGCIIGRQGAKISEIHQMSRAQIKIANPVEGSTNRQVIITGPAASISLAQYLINVRLSPETGGMGSS, from the exons ATGGACACCGGTGTGACTGAAGGTGGATTAAATGTCACTCTCACCATCAGGCTACTTATGGAAGTTGGCGGTATcgtcagaaagaaaggagactcTGTTAAGAAGATGCGCGAGGAGAGTGGTGCACATACCAACATCTCAGAAGGGAATTGTCCTGAGAGAATTATCACTTTGGCTGGACCGACTAATGCCATCTTCAAAGCCTTTGCTATGATCATTGACAAACTGGAAGAGGACATAAGCTGCTCTATGACCAATAGCACAGCTGCCAGTAGACCCCCGGTTACCTTACGGCTGGTGGTTCCTGCTAGTCAGTGTGGCTCTCTCATTGGAAAAGGTGGTTGCAAGATCAAGGAAATAAGAGAGAGTACAGGGGTTCAGGTCCAGGTGGCAGGGGATATGCTCCCCAACTCAAGTGAGTGGGCAATCACTATTGCTAGCATTCTACAATCCATCATTGAGTGTGTCAAACAGATCTGCGTGGTTATGTTGGAGACTcagccccgcccccccccccccgccccctcacCCCCCAAGGGCGTGACCATCCCATACCGGCCCAAGCCCTCCAGTTCTCCAGTCATCTTTGCAGGTGGTCAGGACAGGTACAGCATAGGCAGCAACAGTGCGAGCTTTCCCCACACCACCCTGTCCATGTGCCTCAACCCTGACCTGGAGGGACCATCTCTAGAGACCTATACCATTCAAGGACAGTATGCCATTCCACAGCCAGATTTGACCAAGCTGCACCAGTTGGCAATGCAACAGTTTCATTTTCCTATGACCTGTGGCAACACCGGAT AGGGCATTGAAGCAGGTTCGGATGCAACTGCTCAAACTACTTCTCATGAACTCG ATCCAAATGATTTGATTGGCTGCATAATTGGGCGTCAGGGCGCCAAAATCAGTGAGATCCATCAGATGTCTCGGGCGCAGATCAAAATTGCAAACCCAGTGGAAGGATCTACTAATCGGCAGGTTATCATCACCGGACCTGCTGCCAGCATTAGCCTGGCTCAGTATCTAATCAATGTCAGGCTTTCCCCGGAGACAGGTGGCATGGGGAGCAGCTAG